A part of Aspergillus flavus chromosome 5, complete sequence genomic DNA contains:
- a CDS encoding DNA-binding protein — MLINLSADQDVLANLADDDAFLETLFTKVTNVKEPNADDVSMLLANLVKSEKMKKLLTIKRRVPEQVSTSPNVMDQLMDCFVKGAEGALNKNATYDYLSYVFADMSKSKEGRAYFTSRQEYDGVVPVTKLTVFTEHQSSIRRRGVASTIKNVAFDIAFHPTLFSEDEANLLPYILLPIAGPEEFGEEETLTMLPDLQLLPPDKKRDSENSIIVTHLETLLLLTTTREGRDRMREVQVYPIIRECHLNVDDEDVREACDRLVQILMRDEEGENAGQPGSIQQEHDDQQVVELF, encoded by the exons ATGCTTATCAACCTCTCGGCTGACCAAGACGTATTGGCCAATCTTGCGGATGACGATGCTTTTCTCGAGACCCTTTTCACAAAAGTGACG AACGTCAAGGAGCCGAATGCGGATGATGTGTCGATGCTTTTGGCCAACTTGGTCAAGtcggagaaaatgaagaaactgCTAACCATAAAACGAAGGGTCCCAGAGCAGGTGTCCACTTCCCCCAATGTAATGGATCAGCTGATGGATTGTTTCGTGAAAGGTGCCGAGGGCGCTCTCAACAAAAATGCCACCTATGACTACCTGTCTTATGTATTTGCCGACATGTCGAAGTCTAAGGAAGGTCGGGCGTATTTTACCTCGCGCCAGGAGTATGACGGCGTGGTGCCTGTAACGAAGCTTACTGTTTTCACCGAACATCAAAGCTCAATTCGGAGAAGGGGAGTTGCATCAACAATCAAGAATGTCGCGTTTGACATCGCATTCCACCCCACCCTTTTCTCTGAAGACGAAGCCAATCTCCTTCCATACATACTGCTGCCGATAGCAGGCCCGGAAGAatttggcgaagaagaaacattgACGATGCTGCCAGACCTTCAGCTGCTACCCCcagacaaaaagagagataGCGAAAATAGCATTATTGTAACACATCTTGAAACGTTACTGTTGCTAACAACAACTCGGGAAGGGCGAGATAGAATGAGGGAGGTGCAGGTCTATCCTATAATCCGAGAATGTCATCTGAACgtcgatgacgaggatgttcGAGAAGCTTGCGACAGGCTGGTTCAGATCTTGATGCGTGATGAGGAGGGGGAAAATGCTGGTCAGCCTGGGAGTATACAGCAGGAACACGATGACCAGCAGGTGGTAGAACTCTTTTGA